In the genome of Coraliomargarita algicola, one region contains:
- a CDS encoding right-handed parallel beta-helix repeat-containing protein: MATSLMLHGRAQIPVIDWVPASDWVNVLEHGAIGDGETDDTDALQTLLTAMRPGSVLYFPPGEYRITRELLLMKAQEGNPREKRLMGIGIYGHGADTVLKYDGKPGAVMLRMRGVLHYRMEGLVFDGGHKARVGMYHDNRLPEKMLFETHLYHEFITMRNFTEYGILFGDLDDTLGGASAETTFQYMVFENCGTGITFNKFNDYNFTFDGCTFRDNTRMGVECVNGNFYVRNSRFENNELDVFANPEHSSSIRRTVSVGSGTFLEFINSVSPFTVENCLVVDWQDASAIKASGAPMLLFDNRFENAEQKNAAINAKRGQQIVHAANSIVGVERLFLSDSDSYVTTELLDASPLSLHADMEFMPRSVQVPTRYFDVVEEFGALGDGQADDTAAIEAAIAAAKAHGKHAQVYLPHGKYRVTRSLRLEGRDYSFGGGTVYSEIYFDGDPDSDAIVVSAGGSLRLDTFRIKRTALEIRKEDRDEGWRVRTYKIGVFDGKGADIRQLPSESGSRVIYDTVYVTGKYLELPFQLGIRLEGLAAHDTVILHNTEGNLQFIDSGAATILQTVGYEGTFWVRGESRGGFLGVMTRLATLTKHSIFVEDSQSFVASDFYEEQAPPEAIVLTGKAGDVAGRLTLGFVKADRFIHIRNYVGEVNFVASQFYQHKSNPSPGIIIEGTSPSINLVSNYFYIPEFSVKPTGTEVNFVGSSGASPFNDAKVDINKVYKPGQVEGAIQDLRQLGLVDWQLNHSEMLQCSN, translated from the coding sequence ATGGCAACTTCATTGATGCTTCATGGTCGTGCTCAAATCCCCGTCATTGATTGGGTGCCTGCTAGTGACTGGGTCAATGTTTTGGAACATGGTGCGATTGGCGATGGTGAGACCGATGATACCGATGCATTGCAAACACTATTGACTGCCATGCGCCCTGGTAGCGTGCTGTATTTTCCCCCTGGCGAATATCGCATTACGCGCGAGTTGCTACTCATGAAGGCTCAGGAGGGGAATCCGCGCGAGAAACGCCTGATGGGGATCGGGATCTATGGACATGGTGCGGATACGGTTTTGAAGTATGATGGTAAACCAGGTGCGGTTATGCTCCGCATGCGTGGCGTCTTGCATTATCGAATGGAAGGTCTGGTCTTCGACGGTGGTCACAAGGCTCGGGTCGGCATGTATCATGATAACCGTCTGCCGGAAAAAATGCTCTTTGAAACGCATTTGTATCATGAATTCATTACCATGCGAAATTTCACTGAATATGGAATTCTCTTTGGCGACTTGGATGACACCCTGGGAGGCGCGAGTGCGGAGACCACATTTCAGTATATGGTTTTTGAAAACTGTGGCACTGGCATCACTTTCAACAAATTTAACGACTACAATTTTACCTTCGATGGATGCACCTTTCGTGACAATACGCGCATGGGCGTGGAGTGTGTGAATGGTAATTTTTATGTCCGTAACAGTCGCTTCGAGAATAATGAATTGGATGTGTTTGCCAACCCCGAGCACTCCAGCAGCATCCGCCGCACGGTTTCGGTGGGTTCGGGGACTTTTCTGGAGTTTATTAATTCTGTATCGCCGTTTACGGTTGAAAATTGCCTTGTTGTAGATTGGCAGGATGCGTCCGCGATCAAAGCGTCCGGTGCTCCGATGCTCCTATTTGATAACCGTTTTGAGAATGCAGAACAAAAGAACGCCGCAATAAACGCTAAGCGTGGACAACAAATAGTTCATGCGGCCAATTCGATTGTAGGCGTGGAGCGGTTGTTTTTATCGGACTCTGATAGCTATGTGACAACCGAGCTCTTGGACGCCTCTCCGCTCAGCTTGCATGCCGACATGGAATTTATGCCTCGTTCGGTTCAAGTGCCAACGCGCTATTTTGATGTCGTCGAAGAGTTCGGTGCGCTTGGTGATGGTCAGGCGGATGACACTGCTGCCATCGAGGCCGCGATAGCAGCGGCCAAAGCTCATGGTAAACATGCTCAGGTTTATTTGCCACATGGGAAATATCGCGTGACACGTAGCTTACGCTTGGAAGGTCGTGATTATTCTTTCGGTGGAGGGACGGTCTATAGTGAAATTTATTTTGATGGCGATCCAGACTCGGATGCGATTGTCGTCTCTGCCGGAGGCTCCTTGCGCTTGGATACCTTCCGCATCAAACGTACTGCGCTTGAGATACGAAAAGAGGACCGCGATGAAGGTTGGCGGGTGCGCACTTATAAAATTGGTGTATTCGATGGAAAAGGTGCGGATATTCGTCAGCTTCCGTCTGAGTCAGGATCACGTGTGATTTATGATACCGTCTATGTAACTGGTAAGTATTTGGAACTTCCTTTTCAGCTTGGGATTAGGTTAGAGGGATTGGCAGCACATGACACTGTTATCTTACACAATACAGAGGGGAACCTTCAGTTTATTGATTCAGGAGCTGCGACAATTCTGCAGACGGTTGGTTATGAGGGCACGTTTTGGGTGCGTGGTGAAAGCCGCGGCGGTTTTCTTGGGGTGATGACTCGATTAGCAACTTTGACGAAGCACAGTATATTCGTGGAAGACAGTCAGTCTTTTGTCGCAAGTGATTTTTATGAAGAACAAGCACCGCCCGAAGCGATTGTGCTCACTGGAAAAGCTGGTGACGTTGCGGGGCGGTTGACATTGGGCTTTGTCAAAGCTGACCGCTTTATCCACATACGTAATTACGTCGGGGAAGTGAATTTCGTGGCGAGTCAGTTTTACCAGCATAAGAGTAATCCATCGCCGGGAATTATAATCGAAGGAACCTCTCCTTCAATTAACTTGGTATCCAATTATTTCTATATCCCGGAGTTTTCAGTCAAGCCGACTGGCACGGAAGTTAACTTCGTGGGCAGTTCTGGGGCTTCGCCTTTTAATGACGCTAAAGTGGATATTAATAAAGTTTACAAACCTGGGCAAGTTGAGGGCGCTATTCAGGATTTACGTCAGCTTGGTCTGGTGGACTGGCAGTTGAATCACTCTGAGATGCTTCAATGTTCAAACTAG
- a CDS encoding beta-galactosidase trimerization domain-containing protein, protein MIKSTFFTFLLCAVSALALGGCNDETVSKLSVTVRENFPAKELRGYGTVSGTDGMLASGANLLTIECESPEKAELLQAKYLSDLGLLPQVTVEAHDFNGQAIQVFHAEGQGYIVTARKENLVRILSAEQRGVAIAGLMEGDWSDWSFSTETKVPMYLDRWDKWGFRSHFKPWYGAPKDYIQAQGGGSYDFLQEFEFAEEMGHVGLLPFNGPHSMDTAGGLDDSMWWEWSLPLAEERGLPYGFSITVAAGSEAPWLMNRYRDQEMQPMPQFGGSYMRIGSPYFGTRGTTSWAADEANQVQFDLVEAVLRRFQDRENVVTVLEPHGELKNLAHSIFLEYGPVADAGYQAYLQTIYTDLNALNRAWDTDFSDWTTVRVPEIASFAGWGEHAFDLTGEWKISYETLAPQHQGKDDLLYYNERYWVKKLDSEPAPAEWFRSNLDDSSWSSMHTPGDDQNLLTPSRPGVMRRHFELSQDWLDAREQVWLYVWDMNLASNDTFQAYVNDTLVDESVLELMQPHWTAVEVSEQLKAGDNLLALRLPKGKLSYRVYLSEDAPQGYPFFEKGRNIQWYDFAMWHCWLRKEEVGQGYETIRKVFPNRQIVQMAPDAYFDDVKELSREYGSNFHNTGYMSAFYADMLPALMRGADLPFSLEPGGPAKDLKRFKSFQGLWMSEGVQAIDYFIHIGSLMWDPEIRQHLKDNLNLFELIGKYHSEKAEVAGLYSSESTRLNGFPWVLDPNKLLSSGYWSWNARGYLRDYYPSDALSESSFSDGDAAAYRVIIDSNTSIMSETMVDEIEEYVREGGTFITYVQTGRHSTSEADAWPIERLTGYRVEKVDSMAADGRVLESGKLTLSPGQDVLSGDWEGVRANGLHLRKIAEESQDVLLWDDGSVAMGIRPLGKGYIVQVGCKFSSTKIRDRLEPAQRSFESLHALPEGGDDALTNLLVQLMEWRDVASHPFAWEAEDDGVLVSHYLSNNGLYDFWVLWNTNESKAIDGKLQLRDRTPAWCLDMVDESTVSFTYGGIDVSLEPEQTRVFMTPRGQIENAPADWFTLQRNWWRGTKRGEDLPAANVSFDNMMDLTDGWAYHVLESGEHVSGFTAKGVEISDWPIKKLSAWKTAEWPEPKTIVLRKEFTLPEDWSGDVTLTLESKSGSYFVGEGEIFLDGKSIHNKKQYGMDGFTSDAFKPGSTHELAVVIQADSTLCGVRGNAWLWLWPAPAVSIDLAGEWRVSSNSLDWEGAIELPAKYSGVELFKRKVDVPASFEGMDTPQIYLDADARGLVGFMVNGHFVRRYHRITADRFQLNVTPWIRFGESNEIELVHYWRASDEGDVKSIHMRVYPEPY, encoded by the coding sequence ATGATAAAATCCACCTTTTTTACTTTTTTACTGTGCGCTGTGAGCGCGCTGGCTCTGGGCGGTTGCAATGATGAGACGGTTTCAAAGCTTTCTGTTACAGTTCGTGAAAATTTCCCAGCGAAGGAGCTGCGCGGTTATGGAACCGTATCTGGAACGGATGGCATGCTTGCCAGCGGCGCGAACTTGCTGACCATTGAATGTGAGTCTCCCGAGAAGGCGGAATTGCTGCAGGCGAAGTATCTTTCTGATCTCGGTCTACTTCCTCAAGTCACCGTTGAAGCACATGATTTCAATGGACAGGCTATTCAGGTCTTTCATGCGGAAGGCCAAGGTTATATTGTCACAGCGCGTAAAGAAAATCTCGTGCGCATCCTTTCCGCTGAGCAGCGTGGCGTAGCGATCGCTGGGCTGATGGAGGGAGATTGGTCGGACTGGTCTTTCTCGACTGAAACAAAAGTTCCCATGTATCTGGATCGTTGGGACAAGTGGGGCTTTCGCTCGCACTTCAAGCCATGGTATGGCGCGCCTAAAGATTACATCCAAGCGCAGGGTGGAGGCAGCTATGATTTCTTGCAAGAGTTTGAGTTTGCGGAAGAAATGGGCCATGTCGGTCTGCTTCCTTTTAATGGACCGCATTCGATGGATACGGCCGGTGGACTCGACGACTCTATGTGGTGGGAGTGGAGCTTACCTCTGGCTGAAGAACGTGGTTTGCCCTACGGGTTTAGTATTACCGTGGCTGCAGGCAGTGAGGCCCCTTGGTTGATGAACCGCTATCGAGATCAAGAAATGCAGCCTATGCCGCAATTTGGTGGTAGCTATATGCGGATTGGTTCACCGTATTTTGGCACGCGTGGCACTACTTCCTGGGCAGCCGATGAGGCCAATCAGGTCCAGTTTGATCTCGTCGAGGCGGTGCTTCGCAGGTTCCAAGATCGTGAGAACGTAGTGACTGTTCTTGAGCCGCACGGCGAGTTGAAGAATCTCGCTCACTCTATTTTTCTCGAGTATGGGCCAGTCGCTGATGCCGGATATCAGGCCTATCTACAAACCATTTACACGGATCTGAATGCCTTAAATCGCGCTTGGGACACTGATTTTAGTGATTGGACAACAGTTCGTGTGCCAGAGATTGCATCCTTTGCTGGTTGGGGCGAACACGCCTTTGACCTGACAGGTGAGTGGAAGATTTCCTATGAAACATTGGCCCCACAACATCAAGGGAAAGATGACTTATTGTATTATAATGAGCGCTATTGGGTGAAGAAACTTGATTCTGAGCCTGCTCCCGCGGAGTGGTTTCGTTCGAATTTGGATGACTCCAGTTGGTCGTCGATGCACACTCCGGGTGATGATCAGAACTTGTTAACTCCTAGTCGACCAGGGGTGATGCGTCGTCATTTCGAACTCTCTCAAGACTGGCTCGATGCACGCGAGCAAGTTTGGCTCTACGTGTGGGATATGAATTTAGCCTCCAACGACACCTTTCAGGCCTATGTCAATGATACCTTAGTCGATGAGTCGGTGCTGGAATTGATGCAACCTCACTGGACAGCCGTGGAAGTCAGCGAGCAATTGAAAGCAGGTGATAATCTGCTGGCACTCCGTTTGCCGAAAGGGAAACTTTCCTACCGCGTGTATCTTTCTGAAGACGCGCCACAGGGCTATCCTTTCTTTGAAAAAGGCCGCAATATTCAGTGGTATGATTTTGCCATGTGGCATTGTTGGTTACGAAAAGAAGAAGTCGGACAAGGTTATGAAACCATTCGCAAGGTCTTTCCAAATCGTCAGATTGTTCAAATGGCACCAGATGCCTATTTTGATGATGTTAAGGAACTGTCTCGTGAATATGGTTCCAACTTCCATAATACGGGGTATATGTCGGCATTCTATGCAGATATGTTACCAGCGTTGATGCGAGGTGCTGATCTTCCATTCTCTTTGGAGCCAGGTGGCCCGGCTAAGGATTTGAAGCGCTTCAAATCTTTTCAAGGCCTGTGGATGAGCGAAGGTGTGCAGGCTATCGATTACTTTATCCATATTGGATCCCTTATGTGGGATCCGGAGATTCGTCAGCATTTGAAGGATAATTTAAACCTGTTTGAATTGATCGGGAAGTATCATTCCGAGAAGGCCGAAGTCGCGGGGCTCTATTCTTCAGAGAGCACACGTCTGAATGGCTTTCCTTGGGTCTTGGACCCTAACAAGCTGCTTTCATCAGGTTACTGGTCTTGGAATGCGCGCGGCTACTTACGGGATTATTATCCGAGTGATGCTTTGAGTGAATCTTCTTTTTCTGATGGTGATGCGGCAGCCTATCGGGTGATCATCGATTCGAATACCTCGATTATGAGTGAGACGATGGTAGACGAGATTGAGGAATATGTTCGAGAGGGCGGCACTTTTATAACTTACGTGCAGACTGGACGTCATAGCACGAGTGAGGCGGACGCATGGCCGATCGAGCGATTGACTGGATACCGTGTCGAGAAAGTCGACAGCATGGCCGCAGATGGGCGTGTGCTCGAGTCAGGTAAACTAACATTATCTCCGGGGCAGGACGTTCTTTCCGGTGATTGGGAAGGTGTTCGTGCCAACGGCTTACATCTACGTAAAATTGCGGAGGAGTCTCAGGATGTTCTCTTATGGGATGACGGTAGTGTCGCAATGGGGATACGTCCATTGGGCAAGGGCTATATTGTTCAGGTGGGGTGCAAGTTTAGTTCGACAAAGATTCGGGATCGTCTGGAGCCGGCACAACGCAGTTTTGAAAGTCTGCATGCTTTGCCGGAAGGCGGCGATGACGCGCTGACTAATCTTCTGGTTCAGTTGATGGAATGGCGGGATGTGGCCTCGCATCCATTTGCTTGGGAAGCTGAGGATGACGGTGTGCTTGTGAGCCATTACCTTTCCAATAACGGGCTCTACGACTTCTGGGTGTTGTGGAATACGAATGAATCTAAGGCAATTGACGGGAAACTACAACTGCGTGATAGAACACCTGCCTGGTGCCTTGATATGGTGGATGAAAGCACTGTGAGTTTCACCTATGGGGGAATCGATGTTTCACTGGAACCGGAACAAACTCGTGTCTTTATGACCCCTCGTGGCCAGATCGAGAATGCACCCGCTGACTGGTTTACACTGCAGCGTAACTGGTGGCGTGGCACCAAACGTGGTGAGGATTTGCCAGCGGCGAATGTGAGCTTTGACAATATGATGGATCTAACTGATGGCTGGGCCTATCACGTGCTGGAATCCGGTGAGCACGTCAGTGGTTTTACGGCCAAAGGAGTCGAAATTTCCGATTGGCCAATTAAAAAATTAAGCGCATGGAAGACTGCCGAATGGCCCGAGCCTAAGACCATCGTTTTACGGAAAGAATTCACCCTTCCTGAAGACTGGTCGGGCGATGTGACGCTGACCTTGGAATCGAAGTCTGGTTCTTATTTTGTTGGTGAGGGCGAGATCTTTCTCGATGGAAAGAGCATTCACAATAAGAAGCAATACGGTATGGATGGCTTCACTAGTGATGCGTTCAAGCCTGGCAGCACGCATGAGCTGGCGGTTGTGATTCAGGCAGACAGCACGCTCTGCGGTGTGCGTGGCAATGCATGGCTGTGGCTTTGGCCGGCACCAGCAGTTTCGATTGATTTGGCTGGTGAATGGCGAGTGAGCTCGAATTCACTCGACTGGGAGGGGGCGATTGAACTGCCTGCTAAATATTCAGGTGTGGAGCTCTTCAAACGTAAGGTGGACGTGCCTGCGAGCTTTGAAGGAATGGATACGCCGCAGATTTATCTGGATGCCGATGCCCGCGGTTTGGTGGGCTTTATGGTGAACGGACATTTTGTGCGTCGCTACCATCGAATTACTGCGGATCGTTTTCAATTGAATGTGACCCCGTGGATACGCTTCGGTGAAAGCAATGAAATCGAGCTCGTTCATTATTGGCGCGCTTCCGATGAAGGCGATGTCAAATCGATCCACATGCGTGTGTATCCGGAGCCTTATTAA
- a CDS encoding SGNH/GDSL hydrolase family protein, with protein MIQPKKTLSLALLLCTQFLCAADFSQLQLHNSGRGGSNTPHGLARFDSEVLAHAPDTVIIFFGMNDSINDKASVPLDKFRANLTEMVRRSKANDIAPFLVTVHPIIAEPLYERHPDKLQSFYLDRGGANAIIDRYNPVIREVAQETNTPLIDFAVAAAEHLKDPQAAPIVVPDGVHLAPAGKKLLGDTIASALASYTPQPKKVVCFGDSITRLGYDTELYLALDPDRFQAYTTSIPSAKAHPDLEPPTKLFDGKYENISLDSIEYRGDVDVLVDLDKTSMIHQIEVVYFSAKNYTLSEINLYAGLQENKMTLIESFPVVPQKEERKARTATFQLNKELRYFKIHCKRAESSARVLISEIMINGKDHNSSEW; from the coding sequence ATGATTCAACCTAAAAAGACACTCAGTTTAGCACTTCTTCTCTGTACACAATTCTTGTGCGCAGCCGACTTCAGCCAATTGCAGTTGCACAACTCGGGGCGTGGCGGAAGCAACACCCCACACGGGCTCGCACGCTTCGATAGCGAAGTGCTGGCACACGCTCCGGATACCGTCATCATTTTCTTTGGCATGAATGACTCCATTAATGACAAAGCTTCCGTGCCATTGGATAAATTCCGGGCAAATCTCACAGAAATGGTGAGACGCTCCAAGGCAAATGACATCGCTCCTTTTCTCGTCACCGTCCACCCGATCATCGCCGAGCCTCTTTATGAGCGCCACCCAGACAAGCTCCAAAGCTTCTACCTCGATCGCGGCGGCGCCAATGCAATCATCGATCGCTATAACCCCGTTATCCGAGAGGTCGCCCAAGAAACCAACACGCCGCTCATCGATTTTGCAGTGGCCGCAGCTGAACACTTGAAAGACCCACAGGCTGCGCCGATCGTGGTCCCGGACGGCGTCCACTTGGCTCCTGCCGGCAAAAAACTATTGGGCGACACCATCGCATCTGCCCTGGCCAGCTATACCCCCCAACCTAAAAAAGTAGTCTGTTTTGGAGACAGCATCACACGCCTGGGATATGACACAGAGCTCTACCTGGCATTAGACCCGGACCGCTTCCAAGCATATACAACCTCAATCCCATCGGCCAAAGCACATCCGGACCTAGAGCCCCCGACTAAACTCTTTGATGGCAAATACGAAAACATCAGCCTGGACAGTATCGAATACCGTGGTGACGTCGACGTGTTGGTAGACTTAGACAAGACTTCCATGATTCATCAAATCGAAGTGGTTTACTTCAGTGCGAAAAATTACACCCTTTCAGAAATCAACCTGTATGCGGGGCTTCAGGAAAATAAAATGACACTCATAGAGTCCTTCCCCGTCGTCCCGCAGAAAGAAGAGAGAAAAGCCCGAACAGCGACCTTTCAGTTGAATAAAGAGCTCCGCTATTTCAAAATTCACTGTAAACGAGCAGAAAGCTCAGCACGCGTCCTGATTAGCGAAATTATGATAAATGGGAAGGACCATAACTCTAGCGAATGGTAG
- a CDS encoding beta-galactosidase yields the protein MLFGTSYYPEITNENEWAQDLKNMRTACLDTLRILEFAWSAIEPREGHYQFDWLDRFMDLAHSMEFKVIIGTPTATPPPWLTTQYPEIMIVSRDGVSHKPGGRRDADICNEIYQHYCVEIAKVLAERYGQHPAVIGWQIDNELMGPEAAPPESHSRSATFRFRQYLKRIHGDLATLNQRWGTRFWSQEYSDWGEIGIPANKRATMGQVLDHSRFFSESIRHFIQLQYEVIRPIVASAHWVSTNSTGVFNSGMDHQDWATTLDTVGWDSYFSETFGSNALVHDLFRTAKHQPFWIFETNSLPEPIKPAFWAEMLAHGAQGIIMWHWRNHPANAENETQTFCDWGGTPDPRRVAFMQDIAARAEFKSPIPQNFPRAKAAILYCPDCTRTALTPDPYIHSRREIAYQERLLTPYQVLSRLGIAVDVIQPGTSLEAYDLLVMPSAQLLSLEMAEAIRDFVSQGGTLLGVAKTMHKDQWGHNYNTPGEPLTDVLGFTMARNRTLPSESERIQAQLGEVIIDCDPFVEMVTATTAQVEASFVNGPAQGQPASLIHRYEKGTVYYAAANSEALITDLAQKAARNAQIDTYESPHKRAAIYPDPQGDCVWLFNHSSDTIQITETHIPSGEYIQLTPDEAERLK from the coding sequence ATGTTATTCGGCACCAGCTACTATCCCGAAATCACCAACGAAAACGAATGGGCGCAAGACCTTAAGAATATGCGAACAGCCTGCCTGGACACGCTGCGCATACTCGAATTCGCCTGGAGTGCAATCGAACCCCGTGAGGGCCACTACCAATTCGACTGGCTGGATCGCTTTATGGATCTCGCACACTCGATGGAATTCAAAGTCATCATTGGCACACCAACAGCTACACCTCCGCCTTGGCTGACGACGCAGTATCCAGAAATCATGATCGTCAGTCGCGACGGTGTGTCGCACAAACCCGGTGGACGACGTGACGCGGACATCTGCAACGAAATTTACCAGCACTACTGCGTCGAAATCGCCAAAGTTCTCGCTGAACGCTACGGACAACACCCTGCCGTGATTGGCTGGCAAATTGACAACGAACTCATGGGCCCCGAAGCCGCCCCACCAGAAAGTCACAGCCGCTCCGCGACCTTTCGGTTCCGCCAATACCTCAAGCGGATACACGGTGATCTCGCCACCTTGAATCAACGCTGGGGGACCCGTTTTTGGAGCCAGGAATACAGCGATTGGGGCGAGATTGGGATCCCCGCCAACAAGCGCGCCACCATGGGGCAAGTGCTAGACCACTCGCGCTTTTTCAGCGAAAGCATTCGCCACTTCATCCAATTACAATATGAAGTCATTCGACCGATAGTCGCCTCAGCTCACTGGGTATCCACCAACTCCACTGGAGTTTTCAACAGCGGCATGGACCATCAAGACTGGGCAACCACTCTCGATACCGTCGGCTGGGATTCATATTTCTCAGAAACCTTTGGTAGTAATGCGCTGGTCCACGACCTCTTCCGCACGGCCAAACATCAACCCTTCTGGATCTTTGAAACAAATTCACTGCCAGAGCCAATCAAACCAGCCTTCTGGGCCGAAATGCTCGCGCACGGCGCCCAGGGCATCATCATGTGGCATTGGCGCAACCACCCGGCTAACGCAGAAAACGAGACGCAAACATTCTGCGACTGGGGCGGCACACCGGATCCGAGGCGCGTTGCGTTCATGCAGGATATTGCAGCACGTGCGGAATTCAAAAGTCCGATCCCTCAAAACTTCCCACGCGCAAAAGCAGCAATTCTTTACTGTCCGGATTGCACCCGCACCGCGCTCACACCCGACCCCTACATACACAGCCGAAGAGAAATCGCATACCAGGAGCGCCTATTGACGCCCTACCAAGTCCTCTCCCGTCTCGGCATCGCGGTCGACGTCATTCAACCGGGCACCTCCCTCGAAGCTTATGATCTCCTCGTCATGCCCTCCGCGCAGCTCCTTTCACTCGAGATGGCAGAGGCCATTCGCGACTTTGTGAGCCAAGGCGGAACCCTACTGGGTGTCGCCAAAACAATGCATAAAGATCAGTGGGGACATAATTACAATACGCCCGGCGAACCGCTGACTGATGTGCTTGGCTTTACCATGGCGCGCAACCGGACTTTACCCAGTGAAAGCGAACGCATTCAAGCGCAGCTGGGCGAAGTCATTATCGACTGCGATCCTTTTGTGGAAATGGTCACCGCCACGACGGCTCAAGTCGAAGCCAGCTTTGTGAACGGCCCCGCCCAAGGGCAGCCTGCCAGCTTGATTCATCGCTATGAAAAAGGAACGGTGTACTACGCAGCCGCCAATTCGGAGGCTCTAATCACTGACCTCGCCCAAAAGGCTGCACGAAACGCGCAAATTGACACCTACGAATCCCCGCACAAGCGAGCAGCCATTTACCCGGATCCACAAGGTGACTGCGTGTGGTTGTTCAATCACTCATCGGATACAATCCAAATCACCGAAACTCATATCCCCTCAGGCGAATATATTCAACTCACCCCGGATGAAGCGGAACGACTAAAATAG
- a CDS encoding GntR family transcriptional regulator has protein sequence MPSPHSSAPQAKASRKQTQIVEQIAIMAREYGAGMKLPTIVELSKMFGVTVSTIDRSLGRLEEMGLIRRKRGSGIYVSSRIDQKRIGLVFGRNIFGAGSSPFYRLLMQACEQRALRHNEAFSFYLNTPLLGRDEDDYIHQDLEDALSSGRLDGIIAANIRNPKQDRLLRSYGVPMVVLSQSTSGYGLIDLDMEDFMEQSFRAMEARGARSVGLLGTLPLHQEVFERVARAKGVVINPDWVQCLPGPDFVSPDRYEAEGRAMMLSLYEKNAGRLPEALIIKDDMLARGVCAEMEHLGAAVGKDVKIVSQSNKGSDTLYDWANRLNLIEYDSQEIVEVMFSELEALMEEPDEPRPPAIVRGHLK, from the coding sequence ATGCCATCACCTCATTCCAGTGCACCTCAGGCCAAAGCTTCTCGCAAGCAGACGCAGATTGTTGAACAAATCGCGATTATGGCACGCGAGTATGGGGCGGGCATGAAGTTGCCGACGATTGTTGAGTTGTCGAAGATGTTTGGAGTGACGGTTTCGACGATTGACAGGAGTTTGGGGCGCTTGGAGGAGATGGGCCTAATCCGTCGCAAGCGGGGAAGTGGGATTTATGTCTCCTCGAGGATCGATCAAAAACGGATCGGTTTGGTTTTCGGGCGCAATATTTTTGGGGCGGGTAGTTCGCCTTTTTATCGATTATTGATGCAGGCATGTGAGCAGCGGGCGTTGCGGCATAACGAGGCTTTTTCCTTCTATTTGAATACGCCCCTACTCGGTCGCGATGAAGATGATTACATTCATCAGGATTTGGAAGATGCACTTTCAAGTGGGCGTCTCGATGGTATTATTGCCGCGAACATACGGAATCCAAAGCAGGATCGGTTACTTCGTTCGTATGGAGTTCCGATGGTTGTCTTGAGTCAAAGTACCTCTGGCTATGGTTTGATCGACTTAGACATGGAGGATTTTATGGAACAGTCCTTTAGAGCCATGGAAGCTAGGGGAGCTCGTTCGGTTGGTCTGCTGGGTACCTTGCCGCTCCATCAAGAAGTCTTTGAGCGGGTTGCGCGTGCTAAGGGCGTTGTTATTAATCCCGATTGGGTGCAGTGTCTTCCTGGTCCGGATTTCGTATCACCGGATCGCTATGAAGCCGAAGGGCGGGCGATGATGTTATCCCTCTATGAAAAGAATGCCGGTCGCCTGCCAGAAGCATTAATTATAAAAGACGATATGCTTGCCCGCGGAGTCTGTGCGGAAATGGAACATCTTGGCGCTGCTGTCGGCAAAGATGTGAAGATTGTGTCACAGTCGAACAAAGGCAGCGATACGCTCTATGACTGGGCGAACCGTCTGAATCTCATTGAATACGATTCACAGGAAATCGTTGAAGTCATGTTTTCCGAGCTCGAAGCGCTTATGGAGGAACCTGATGAACCGCGTCCTCCAGCAATTGTGAGAGGTCATCTGAAATAG